A genomic segment from Streptomyces sp. NBC_00654 encodes:
- a CDS encoding response regulator transcription factor, translating into MTMPMSSYPPASPGPAATSPVAPAEGARRTRILLADDHALVRRGVRLILDSEPDLQVVAEAGDGAEAVEMARAERPDLAILDIAMPRLTGLQAARELSRVQPELRILMLTMYDNEQYFFEALKAGAAGYVLKSVADRDLVEACRAAMRDEPFLYPGAVTALIRHFLERAREGDGLPARAITEREEEILKLVAEGHSSKEIARLLVISVKTVERHRANLLHKLGLRDRLELTRYAIRAGLIEP; encoded by the coding sequence GTGACCATGCCCATGTCCTCGTACCCGCCCGCCTCCCCCGGTCCGGCCGCCACCTCCCCCGTCGCCCCGGCGGAAGGGGCGCGCCGAACCCGCATCCTGCTCGCCGACGACCACGCCCTGGTCCGCCGCGGTGTCCGCCTCATCCTGGACAGTGAACCGGACCTCCAGGTGGTCGCCGAGGCGGGCGACGGCGCCGAGGCCGTCGAGATGGCCCGCGCCGAGCGGCCGGACCTGGCCATCCTCGATATCGCGATGCCCCGCCTGACCGGGCTCCAGGCGGCGCGCGAGCTGTCCCGGGTCCAGCCGGAACTGCGCATCCTCATGCTGACGATGTACGACAACGAGCAGTACTTCTTCGAAGCGCTCAAGGCGGGAGCGGCGGGCTATGTACTGAAGTCCGTCGCCGACCGGGACCTGGTGGAAGCCTGCCGGGCCGCGATGCGCGACGAGCCGTTCCTCTACCCCGGTGCGGTCACCGCGCTGATCCGGCACTTCCTCGAACGGGCGAGGGAGGGGGACGGCCTCCCGGCCCGCGCCATCACCGAACGCGAGGAGGAGATCCTCAAGCTGGTGGCCGAGGGCCACTCGTCGAAGGAGATCGCCCGACTCCTCGTCATCAGCGTCAAGACCGTCGAGCGGCACCGCGCGAACCTGCTCCACAAGCTCGGCCTGCGCGACCGTCTGGAACTCACCCGCTATGCGATCCGTGCCGGTCTGATCGAGCCCTGA
- a CDS encoding DUF3040 domain-containing protein, translating to MPTYDKRLRDLEERLRHEDPEFADALSGGGPRAPREYRRVHAWIWLGAGLVALGAGIAAEHGLLIAAGLVVAGVAGQLFDPQRGRRPYGRPHGRSVPPAR from the coding sequence ATGCCCACGTACGACAAACGGCTGCGTGATCTTGAGGAGCGACTGCGTCACGAGGACCCCGAGTTCGCCGATGCGCTGTCCGGCGGCGGCCCGCGTGCCCCGCGCGAGTACCGCCGGGTCCATGCCTGGATCTGGCTGGGTGCCGGGCTCGTGGCCCTGGGCGCCGGAATCGCCGCGGAACACGGTCTCCTGATCGCCGCGGGCCTCGTGGTGGCCGGGGTGGCCGGTCAGCTCTTCGACCCTCAGCGCGGGCGGCGGCCGTACGGTCGCCCGCACGGCCGGAGCGTGCCGCCCGCGCGCTGA
- a CDS encoding DUF2252 domain-containing protein yields MKREPMSATRRVQSSPRERAARGRAARRRAPRSSHGDYSPSRHRPDPVDVIERQSATRLPELVPLRYGRMSESPFRFYRGAAAIMAGDLASTSDSGIRAQLCGDAHMLNFRLLASPERQLLFDINDFDETLPGPWEWDVKRLAASLAIAGRENGFSAAQRRMIVRSTVKSYREHMRRFASMRTLDVWYSRADAASLTALASKHLRGSGRKRLARSLAKARTRDSLQAFGKLTSLADGERRITAAPPVITPLADLLPEAEGARMEEEIRGLLHRYRQSLPTDRQHLCAEFTPVDMARKVVGVGSVGTRCWIVLLLGRDGDDPLFLQAKEAGASVLSPHLGSSDFATQGERVVAGQRLMQAASDIFLGWERTLGMDGTERDFYIRQLRDWKFVAEPSLMSPRDMRLFGELCGSTLARAHARSGDRIAIAAYLGGGDVFDRALALFAESYADQNERDHRALLKAVRSGRVPARSG; encoded by the coding sequence ATGAAGCGCGAACCCATGTCAGCGACCCGACGGGTACAGAGTTCACCTCGGGAACGGGCGGCCCGTGGCCGGGCGGCCCGCAGGCGGGCGCCGAGGTCCTCGCACGGCGACTACTCCCCCTCCCGCCACCGGCCCGACCCGGTCGACGTCATCGAGCGGCAGTCCGCGACCAGGCTGCCGGAACTGGTCCCGCTGCGATACGGCCGCATGTCGGAGTCCCCTTTCCGCTTCTACCGGGGAGCGGCGGCGATCATGGCAGGAGATCTCGCCTCGACGTCGGACTCGGGCATCCGTGCCCAGCTCTGCGGCGACGCGCACATGCTGAACTTCCGGCTGCTGGCCTCGCCGGAGCGCCAACTCCTCTTCGACATCAACGACTTCGACGAAACCCTCCCCGGTCCGTGGGAGTGGGACGTGAAGCGCCTGGCAGCCAGCCTCGCCATCGCGGGCCGCGAGAACGGCTTCTCCGCCGCCCAACGGCGCATGATCGTCCGCTCCACCGTGAAGTCGTACCGCGAGCACATGCGCCGCTTCGCCAGCATGCGCACGCTCGACGTCTGGTATTCGCGCGCCGACGCCGCCTCGCTCACCGCTCTCGCCTCGAAGCACCTGCGCGGCAGCGGACGCAAGCGGCTGGCCCGTTCCCTGGCCAAGGCCAGGACCCGCGACAGCCTCCAGGCCTTCGGGAAACTCACGTCCCTGGCCGACGGTGAACGGCGCATCACGGCGGCTCCGCCCGTCATCACCCCGCTCGCCGATCTGCTCCCGGAGGCGGAGGGCGCGCGGATGGAGGAGGAAATCCGCGGCCTGCTGCACCGGTACCGGCAGAGCCTTCCCACCGACCGGCAGCATCTGTGCGCGGAGTTCACCCCGGTGGACATGGCACGCAAGGTGGTGGGTGTCGGCAGCGTGGGCACCCGGTGCTGGATCGTCCTCCTGCTCGGGCGCGACGGCGACGACCCCCTGTTCCTCCAGGCCAAGGAAGCCGGTGCCTCCGTCCTCTCACCGCACCTCGGCAGCAGCGATTTCGCCACTCAGGGCGAGCGGGTGGTCGCCGGACAGCGTCTGATGCAGGCGGCGAGCGACATCTTCCTCGGCTGGGAGCGGACGCTGGGCATGGACGGCACGGAACGCGACTTCTACATCCGTCAGCTGCGTGACTGGAAGTTCGTCGCGGAACCCTCGCTGATGTCTCCGCGGGACATGCGCCTGTTCGGTGAACTCTGCGGTTCCACGCTCGCCCGCGCCCATGCCAGGTCGGGCGACAGGATCGCCATCGCCGCGTATCTCGGCGGGGGCGATGTCTTCGACCGCGCCCTGGCCTTGTTCGCCGAGAGCTACGCCGACCAGAACGAACGCGATCACCGCGCGCTCCTCAAGGCGGTCAGGAGCGGCCGGGTCCCCGCGCGCTCCGGCTGA
- a CDS encoding DUF2510 domain-containing protein codes for MSPPGWHPDPGHSGIGPAQERWWDGTRWTEHLRVPPAAIRRRRTRVAVGATVGVVVLAAIGGGVFLLQEDGDNRPDTAATAPQPAPSGSPGRPGAPDGNGGDGGGNGNGGQGPDGQIPPTEKGYATDLASGISLPVPKGWTGRSGTVGAGLTTGEYACPGNSGEKCVRGGVFSAPAVALKLDATTAEAAAKKDIAVNAEESYGEKIYGGITSHEQLKSEPVTVAGQKGYAVRWKVVTEKGDDGYVESLAFPSPASKDMLIVVRSGFDVNAGAPELSVLDDITKGIKAAAGGAGTGRTA; via the coding sequence ATGAGCCCGCCCGGTTGGCATCCAGACCCCGGGCATTCAGGAATTGGCCCCGCCCAGGAACGCTGGTGGGACGGGACCCGGTGGACCGAGCACCTCCGTGTGCCGCCCGCGGCGATCCGGCGGCGCCGGACGCGTGTCGCCGTCGGCGCGACGGTCGGCGTGGTGGTGCTCGCGGCCATCGGGGGCGGTGTGTTTCTGCTCCAGGAGGACGGCGACAACCGGCCGGACACCGCCGCCACCGCACCGCAGCCCGCACCGTCCGGCAGCCCGGGGCGGCCCGGCGCACCGGACGGGAACGGCGGGGACGGCGGCGGGAACGGGAACGGCGGCCAGGGCCCCGACGGGCAGATCCCGCCGACCGAGAAGGGGTACGCGACGGATCTGGCCAGCGGCATCAGCCTCCCGGTGCCCAAGGGCTGGACCGGCAGGTCGGGCACCGTCGGAGCCGGGCTCACCACCGGTGAGTACGCCTGCCCGGGGAACTCGGGCGAGAAGTGCGTGCGCGGCGGTGTGTTCTCCGCCCCGGCGGTCGCCCTGAAGCTCGACGCGACCACGGCGGAGGCCGCGGCCAAGAAGGACATCGCGGTCAACGCCGAGGAGTCGTACGGCGAGAAGATCTACGGAGGCATCACCTCGCACGAACAGCTCAAGTCCGAGCCGGTCACCGTGGCCGGCCAGAAGGGCTACGCGGTGCGCTGGAAGGTGGTGACGGAGAAGGGCGACGACGGGTACGTCGAGTCGCTGGCCTTCCCCTCCCCCGCCTCCAAGGACATGCTGATCGTCGTCCGCTCCGGCTTCGACGTCAACGCCGGGGCGCCGGAGCTCTCCGTCCTGGACGACATCACCAAGGGCATCAAGGCGGCTGCCGGCGGAGCGGGCACCGGCCGGACCGCCTGA
- a CDS encoding pyridoxamine 5'-phosphate oxidase family protein, with translation MERPAPRHRNDFGRRLYTRREELGLTRAEVADRSGAVENYIEYLEEQGGSPGIGVTLRLAEALDTTVDELTGRTADEPPGRGSAPTGAALRVLDEDESRALLSQGGVGRVATDTPDGPVIAPVNYIVSNGEIFYRTALGAAPSSAGVREVCFEVDRIDDAFRRGWSVLVVGQGRFVTDAAEVRALEAAAPGLAWAGEDRPIWLAITPHRITGRRIINDLGPS, from the coding sequence ATGGAGAGGCCAGCGCCCCGGCATCGGAACGATTTCGGCAGACGGCTGTACACGCGGCGTGAGGAACTGGGACTCACCCGCGCGGAGGTGGCGGATCGGAGCGGAGCTGTGGAGAACTACATCGAGTACCTGGAGGAACAGGGCGGCTCCCCCGGGATCGGTGTGACACTCCGCCTCGCCGAGGCGCTGGATACCACCGTCGACGAACTGACCGGGAGGACAGCGGACGAGCCACCTGGCCGTGGCTCCGCGCCCACCGGCGCCGCCCTGCGCGTACTCGACGAGGACGAATCCCGCGCGCTGCTGTCCCAGGGCGGAGTGGGGCGGGTTGCCACCGACACCCCCGACGGCCCAGTGATCGCACCCGTGAACTACATCGTTTCCAACGGTGAGATCTTCTACCGGACCGCGCTCGGCGCCGCACCCTCGTCCGCCGGGGTGCGGGAGGTCTGTTTCGAGGTAGACCGCATCGACGACGCCTTCCGCCGGGGATGGAGCGTCCTGGTCGTTGGCCAGGGCCGCTTTGTCACGGACGCGGCAGAGGTACGGGCGCTGGAGGCCGCGGCACCGGGGCTGGCGTGGGCGGGAGAGGACCGTCCGATCTGGTTGGCGATCACTCCCCATCGGATCACGGGGCGACGGATCATCAATGATCTCGGCCCCTCCTGA
- a CDS encoding phosphocholine-specific phospholipase C, whose translation MADLNRRRFLQLAGATAGFAALSSSIDRAAAIPAHRGSGTIQDVEHIVVLMQENRSFDHYFGALKGVRGFGDPRPVTLPGGSSVWHQADGAGKETLPFHPTADDLGMQFLQGLNHDWAGGHQAYNGGRYDRWIPAKTPTTMAYLTREDIPFHYALADRFTVCDAYHCSFIGATDPNRYYMWTGYTGNDGTGGGPVLGNEEKGYGWTTYPERLEAAGISWKIYQDIGDGLDAAGSWGWIDDAYRGNYGDNSLLYFNTYRDARPGDPLHDKARTGTNVKAGDGYFDELTADVQAGRLPKISWVAAPEAFSEHANFPSNYGAWYIARMLDALTSNPEVWSRTALFITYDENDGFFDHVVPPYPPSSAAQGLSTVDVAPDLYRGGVAYAAGAYGLGPRVPMLVVSPWSTGGYVCSEVFDHTSILRFMERRFGVREPNISPWRRAICGDLTSAFDFGAKDTAPAALPDTSGYAPPDHDRHPDYRPTPPGVGSMPKQEAGARPARPLPYAPYVDGAVSVGDGRIALTFSPGTAAGAQFYVTSANRTDAPWTYTAEAGRTVSDTWNSAYSKGTHDLTVHGPNGFLRTFRCPAKTAGPEVTARHNAGTGNLDLTLTNAGSAEARLTVVNAYGGRPPLTVTVGPGATVRHTVDLSASRRWYDVSVDAGAGTGFLRRFAGHVETGEPGVSDPATLTV comes from the coding sequence ATGGCTGATCTCAATCGCCGTCGCTTCCTCCAACTCGCGGGTGCCACAGCGGGATTCGCCGCGCTGTCGAGCAGCATCGACCGGGCCGCCGCGATCCCCGCACACCGCGGCTCCGGCACGATCCAGGACGTCGAGCACATCGTCGTGCTGATGCAGGAGAACCGGTCCTTCGATCACTACTTCGGCGCGCTGAAGGGCGTACGGGGGTTCGGGGACCCGCGCCCGGTGACGCTCCCCGGCGGTTCGTCGGTCTGGCACCAGGCGGACGGGGCCGGCAAGGAGACCCTGCCGTTCCACCCGACGGCCGATGACCTGGGAATGCAGTTCCTCCAGGGCCTCAACCACGACTGGGCGGGCGGCCACCAGGCGTACAACGGCGGCCGCTACGACCGGTGGATACCCGCGAAGACACCGACGACGATGGCCTACCTCACGCGCGAGGACATCCCCTTCCACTACGCGCTCGCCGACCGGTTCACCGTCTGCGACGCCTACCACTGCTCGTTCATCGGGGCCACCGACCCGAACCGCTACTACATGTGGACGGGGTACACCGGGAACGACGGGACCGGCGGCGGTCCGGTGCTCGGCAACGAGGAGAAGGGGTACGGCTGGACCACCTACCCCGAACGGCTGGAGGCGGCCGGAATCTCCTGGAAGATCTACCAGGACATCGGCGACGGCCTCGACGCCGCCGGGAGCTGGGGCTGGATCGACGACGCCTACCGCGGCAACTACGGGGACAACTCCCTGCTCTACTTCAACACCTACCGCGACGCCCGCCCCGGCGACCCGCTCCACGACAAGGCGCGCACCGGTACGAATGTCAAGGCGGGCGACGGCTACTTCGACGAGCTCACGGCGGACGTGCAGGCCGGGAGGCTGCCGAAGATCTCCTGGGTCGCCGCTCCGGAGGCCTTCTCCGAGCACGCCAACTTCCCTTCGAACTACGGCGCCTGGTACATCGCGCGGATGCTGGACGCGCTGACGTCCAACCCCGAGGTGTGGAGCCGCACCGCCCTGTTCATCACCTACGACGAGAACGACGGGTTCTTCGACCACGTCGTGCCGCCCTATCCGCCGTCCTCCGCCGCACAGGGCCTGTCCACCGTCGACGTCGCCCCGGACCTCTACCGGGGCGGTGTCGCGTACGCGGCCGGTGCCTACGGACTCGGCCCGCGCGTCCCCATGCTCGTCGTCTCCCCCTGGAGCACCGGAGGCTATGTCTGCTCCGAGGTGTTCGACCACACCTCGATCCTCCGGTTCATGGAGCGGCGCTTCGGGGTGCGCGAGCCGAACATCTCCCCGTGGCGGCGTGCCATCTGCGGCGACCTCACCTCGGCCTTCGACTTCGGCGCGAAGGACACGGCCCCCGCAGCGCTGCCCGACACCTCCGGCTACGCGCCGCCGGACCACGACCGCCACCCCGACTACCGGCCCACACCGCCCGGAGTCGGCAGCATGCCCAAGCAGGAAGCGGGCGCGCGCCCGGCCAGGCCGCTGCCCTACGCGCCGTACGTCGACGGCGCGGTCAGCGTGGGCGACGGCCGCATCGCCCTGACCTTCAGCCCCGGTACGGCGGCCGGGGCGCAGTTCTACGTCACCTCGGCGAACCGCACCGACGCCCCGTGGACCTATACCGCGGAGGCGGGCCGTACGGTCTCCGACACCTGGAACTCCGCCTACTCGAAGGGCACGCACGACCTCACGGTGCACGGCCCGAACGGTTTCCTGCGGACGTTCAGGTGTCCGGCGAAGACCGCCGGACCCGAGGTGACGGCCCGCCACAACGCCGGCACGGGCAACCTGGATCTGACGCTCACCAACGCCGGGAGCGCGGAGGCGAGGCTCACGGTCGTCAACGCCTACGGCGGCCGGCCGCCGCTGACGGTCACGGTGGGACCGGGGGCGACGGTCCGCCACACCGTGGACCTGAGCGCCTCCCGGCGCTGGTACGACGTGTCCGTCGACGCGGGTGCGGGCACCGGCTTCCTGCGGCGCTTCGCCGGCCATGTGGAGACCGGCGAGCCGGGCGTCAGCGACCCGGCGACGCTCACCGTCTGA
- a CDS encoding zinc-dependent alcohol dehydrogenase family protein, with product MTVSASAPVTHSGWAVRTPGPIDAGPLERVRRGTSAPGQGELLLRVEACGVCRTDLHLAEGDLTPHHPSTIPGHEIVGRVEAVGEGVGLFRVGDRAGGAWLRGTCGSCRYCRAGQENLCPRSLYTGWDSDGGFAETAVVPEAFAYRLPKDRDPELLAPLLCAGIIGFRALRRSALPEGGRLGIYGFGASAHLAAQVALAEGATVHVLTRSAPARTLALELGAASAGGADDQPPEPLDSAILFAPVGELVPVALEALDRSGTLAVAGIHLSDIPVLNYQRHLFQERNLRSVTSNTRQDGRDFLTLAERIGIRVTVSPYPLSRADRALADLAADRVNGAAVLVPD from the coding sequence ATGACTGTTTCCGCATCCGCGCCTGTCACGCACAGTGGCTGGGCCGTGAGGACACCGGGGCCGATCGATGCCGGGCCATTGGAACGTGTCCGGCGGGGGACGTCGGCACCTGGCCAGGGTGAGCTGCTGCTGCGGGTGGAAGCGTGCGGGGTGTGCCGTACGGATCTGCACCTCGCCGAGGGGGACCTCACGCCACACCACCCGTCCACGATTCCCGGTCATGAGATCGTGGGCCGGGTCGAGGCCGTGGGCGAAGGGGTTGGCCTGTTCCGCGTCGGGGACCGGGCAGGAGGAGCATGGCTGCGCGGCACCTGCGGGAGTTGCCGGTACTGCCGGGCCGGTCAGGAAAACCTCTGCCCGCGGTCCCTCTATACGGGATGGGACTCGGACGGCGGCTTCGCCGAGACGGCCGTGGTTCCGGAGGCGTTCGCCTACCGGCTGCCGAAGGACCGGGACCCGGAGCTGCTCGCGCCTCTCCTGTGCGCAGGCATCATCGGCTTCCGGGCACTTCGGCGCAGCGCATTGCCCGAGGGCGGGCGGCTGGGTATCTACGGCTTCGGCGCGTCGGCCCATCTGGCGGCCCAGGTGGCCCTCGCCGAGGGCGCCACGGTTCATGTGCTGACCCGGTCGGCGCCGGCACGAACGCTCGCCCTGGAACTCGGAGCGGCTTCGGCGGGTGGCGCCGACGACCAGCCGCCTGAGCCATTGGACTCGGCGATCCTCTTCGCCCCGGTGGGTGAACTCGTCCCGGTGGCGCTGGAGGCCCTGGACCGGTCGGGCACCCTCGCTGTCGCAGGCATCCACCTTTCCGACATCCCGGTGCTGAACTATCAGCGCCATCTGTTCCAGGAGCGAAATCTGCGCAGCGTCACCTCCAACACCCGCCAGGACGGGCGGGACTTCCTGACGCTGGCCGAGCGTATCGGTATCCGGGTCACCGTGAGCCCCTACCCCTTGAGCCGGGCCGACCGGGCGCTCGCCGATCTGGCGGCCGACCGGGTGAACGGTGCCGCCGTACTGGTGCCCGACTGA
- a CDS encoding FadR/GntR family transcriptional regulator, whose translation MPVEWQPVRQTRTHELVLQSIEDRVSSGELRAGDRLPPERELAPVLGVSRSALREALRVLETIGVLVAQPGRGPDSGARIVRNPDDALGRLLRLHFALGSYSLHDVLEARVVLERSSFEAAAGYAGAEDLDEAEGLLRRMGEPDVTVGEFNDLDTRFHVLIARSSGNALTSTLTSAVRESVRPLILRALEAAADWPATARALNAQHTELLRLVREGRGAEAADLVEEHIRGLHGTLVDENAGS comes from the coding sequence ATGCCCGTCGAGTGGCAGCCGGTGCGGCAGACCCGTACGCATGAGCTCGTGCTCCAGAGCATCGAGGACCGGGTGTCCTCCGGTGAGCTGAGAGCGGGCGACCGGCTGCCGCCCGAACGGGAGCTGGCCCCCGTGCTCGGGGTGAGCAGGTCCGCGCTGCGCGAGGCGCTCCGGGTGCTGGAGACCATCGGCGTACTGGTGGCCCAGCCCGGACGGGGCCCGGACTCCGGCGCCCGGATCGTCCGCAACCCGGACGACGCGCTCGGCCGGCTGCTGCGCCTGCACTTCGCGCTCGGCAGCTACAGCCTGCACGACGTCCTGGAGGCGCGGGTCGTCCTGGAGCGGTCCAGCTTCGAGGCGGCGGCGGGATACGCCGGAGCCGAGGACCTCGACGAGGCGGAGGGGCTTCTGCGGCGGATGGGCGAACCGGACGTCACCGTCGGCGAGTTCAACGACCTGGACACCCGCTTCCATGTGCTGATCGCCCGGAGCTCCGGCAACGCGCTCACCTCCACGCTCACCTCCGCCGTACGCGAGTCGGTGCGTCCGCTGATCCTGCGGGCGCTGGAGGCGGCGGCCGACTGGCCCGCCACGGCCCGCGCGCTCAACGCCCAGCACACGGAGCTGCTGCGCCTGGTGCGCGAGGGGCGCGGCGCCGAGGCCGCGGACCTGGTGGAGGAGCACATCCGGGGGCTGCACGGCACGCTCGTCGACGAGAACGCCGGGAGCTGA
- a CDS encoding helix-turn-helix domain-containing protein: protein MYGKSELRDDYQDVPRPVGAMARDLADGHHIPPHEHRRAQLIYGTTGAITVTTGHGVWVVPATRGVWVPAGLTHAMTCAGAVAMRTLYIEPQPSWHLPTAPTVVSVSPLLRELIEDATRIPVEYDPRGRDGRVMELLLLELAPRPVPALHLPAPRDNGPEALHRLCEAIREHPGRRWTTPRAAAFAHMSTRSLQRGFAAATGMGLARWVQQAGLVHAVTLLASGTPVTAVAAELGYATPSAFTAMFRRTLGVTPSAYFADRAP, encoded by the coding sequence ATGTATGGAAAGAGCGAGCTCCGCGACGACTACCAGGACGTGCCCCGGCCCGTCGGAGCCATGGCACGCGATCTCGCGGACGGCCACCACATCCCGCCGCACGAGCACCGGCGGGCCCAGCTGATCTACGGCACGACGGGAGCGATCACCGTCACGACCGGGCACGGGGTCTGGGTGGTTCCGGCCACCCGGGGGGTCTGGGTACCGGCCGGGCTCACCCACGCCATGACCTGCGCGGGCGCGGTGGCCATGCGCACCCTCTACATCGAGCCGCAGCCCTCCTGGCACCTGCCCACCGCACCGACCGTCGTCTCGGTCTCCCCGCTCCTGCGCGAGCTGATCGAGGACGCCACCCGGATTCCGGTGGAGTACGACCCGCGGGGCCGGGACGGCAGGGTCATGGAACTGCTGCTCCTGGAGCTGGCCCCGCGCCCCGTCCCCGCGCTGCATCTGCCGGCTCCCCGGGACAACGGGCCCGAGGCGCTGCACCGGCTCTGCGAGGCGATCCGGGAGCACCCCGGCCGCCGGTGGACGACGCCCCGGGCCGCGGCCTTCGCGCATATGAGTACGCGCAGTCTCCAGCGTGGCTTCGCCGCCGCCACGGGGATGGGCCTGGCCCGCTGGGTGCAGCAGGCCGGACTCGTCCACGCGGTCACCCTGCTCGCGTCCGGCACCCCGGTCACGGCGGTCGCCGCGGAGCTGGGCTACGCCACCCCCAGCGCCTTCACCGCGATGTTCCGCCGCACGCTGGGCGTCACGCCCTCCGCCTACTTCGCCGACCGGGCACCGTGA
- a CDS encoding universal stress protein: MAEGAALLVLGSRGLSRFGGFWAGSVGLTVVARAELPVVLVRGPEPDGDGLPQDPNGTRYRPVLLGLAANSPDDKLIAFAFDGAAVVEESQHGSAVNHLVEAARDASLLVVGRRIRHSSLVGPIGPVTHAVGRMEETHDVFRCHRHPTPSQWFSTTVRTTPSCRPEQKENRHGEASAPASERFRQTAVHAA; this comes from the coding sequence GTGGCGGAAGGCGCTGCCCTTCTGGTTCTTGGTTCGCGGGGGCTGAGCAGATTCGGTGGCTTCTGGGCCGGCTCCGTGGGGCTGACGGTGGTCGCCCGAGCAGAGCTCCCTGTTGTCCTGGTCCGGGGGCCGGAGCCGGACGGCGATGGGCTGCCACAGGACCCGAACGGAACGCGGTACCGGCCCGTGCTCCTCGGCCTCGCCGCGAACTCCCCCGACGACAAGCTGATCGCCTTCGCCTTCGACGGGGCTGCTGTCGTAGAGGAATCCCAACACGGCAGCGCGGTGAACCACCTTGTGGAAGCGGCTCGTGACGCTTCCCTGCTGGTGGTCGGCCGGCGTATCCGGCACTCATCGCTCGTCGGCCCTATCGGACCGGTCACCCATGCCGTGGGCCGGATGGAGGAGACGCACGACGTGTTCAGGTGCCACCGACACCCGACGCCCTCACAGTGGTTCTCGACGACAGTTCGCACGACGCCGTCGTGCCGACCTGAACAGAAAGAGAACCGCCATGGAGAGGCCAGCGCCCCGGCATCGGAACGATTTCGGCAGACGGCTGTACACGCGGCGTGA
- a CDS encoding MFS transporter, with translation MNRRHTRTEPEPDPGSGTAPVRTRGLTALLACTSAVTAANVYVNQPLLADAADSLGVPADVLGSVPTATQLGYAAGILLLVPAGDSHDRRRLILGLGTASVLALAACAASPTVWCLVVSSFLLGLLSPVPQLVTPFAVALAGRQGGAGAGRGTLVGTVQAGLLVGVLAARAYSGALAELFGWRAVYGCSAALTLLLMAVLRRALPRVPPAAGTPAYRATLASLPKLFAAGRLVRSITLSGALVGISFGAFWTALTFLLERAYGFGPTGIGLFGLVAAASALGSPYAGRLADRLGHRLSLGLLIGLVVAGWLLLAPGGDGLLWLIAGVVVLDVGVWGSQAVCQTALFTRDPAVHSRLNTLYFTLRFLGIAVGSLLGTLAWAGGGWAGVVALGTGAAVCGLLVAVVPSRAAGE, from the coding sequence GTGAACCGACGCCATACCCGCACCGAACCCGAACCCGACCCCGGATCCGGCACCGCTCCGGTACGTACCCGGGGGCTGACGGCCCTGCTCGCCTGCACCAGCGCCGTCACCGCGGCGAACGTCTATGTGAACCAGCCGCTGCTGGCCGACGCGGCGGATTCCCTGGGAGTGCCGGCCGATGTCCTCGGCTCCGTACCGACGGCCACCCAGCTCGGCTACGCGGCGGGCATCCTGCTGCTCGTGCCCGCCGGGGACAGCCATGACCGGCGGCGGCTGATCCTCGGCCTCGGCACGGCCTCCGTGCTCGCGCTCGCCGCCTGCGCCGCGTCGCCCACGGTGTGGTGCCTGGTCGTGTCGAGCTTCCTCCTGGGACTGCTGTCCCCGGTTCCGCAGCTCGTCACGCCCTTCGCCGTGGCGCTGGCCGGCCGGCAGGGCGGGGCGGGAGCGGGCCGGGGAACGCTGGTGGGTACGGTGCAGGCGGGGCTGCTGGTCGGAGTCCTGGCCGCACGCGCGTACTCGGGGGCGCTGGCCGAACTGTTCGGCTGGCGTGCCGTGTACGGCTGCTCCGCCGCGCTGACGCTGCTCCTGATGGCCGTGCTCCGGCGCGCCCTGCCCCGGGTTCCCCCGGCCGCCGGGACACCTGCCTACCGCGCCACGCTGGCCTCGCTGCCGAAGCTCTTCGCGGCCGGCCGGCTCGTCCGGAGCATCACGCTCTCCGGTGCGCTGGTCGGGATCTCGTTCGGCGCGTTCTGGACGGCGCTCACGTTCCTCCTGGAGCGCGCCTACGGCTTCGGCCCCACCGGAATCGGACTGTTCGGCCTGGTCGCCGCGGCCAGCGCGCTCGGCTCGCCGTACGCGGGACGGCTCGCCGACCGCCTCGGGCACCGGCTCTCCCTCGGACTCCTCATCGGGCTGGTCGTCGCGGGGTGGCTGCTGCTCGCGCCCGGCGGCGACGGGCTGCTCTGGCTGATCGCGGGGGTGGTCGTTCTCGACGTGGGCGTCTGGGGCAGCCAGGCCGTCTGCCAGACGGCCCTGTTCACCCGCGACCCCGCCGTGCACAGCCGGCTCAACACGCTCTACTTCACCCTGCGTTTCCTGGGTATCGCGGTCGGGTCGCTGCTGGGCACCCTGGCCTGGGCGGGCGGCGGCTGGGCCGGGGTGGTGGCACTCGGTACGGGGGCGGCAGTGTGCGGCCTGCTGGTCGCGGTGGTGCCCTCCCGGGCGGCCGGGGAGTGA